Proteins from a genomic interval of Schaalia odontolytica:
- a CDS encoding SAV_915 family protein, which yields MAEMSVNTHPDVAPPYLYIPVWLDNEGMVQVSIAEGTEHEKILLAYTALDRLLDALGDEQPWAVIETSRLSLVKEETGYTHLVVDHFVSDLVRNMSASERRP from the coding sequence ATGGCAGAGATGTCCGTTAACACCCACCCCGATGTAGCACCTCCTTACCTCTATATCCCCGTATGGCTGGATAATGAGGGGATGGTCCAAGTGTCGATTGCCGAAGGCACAGAGCACGAGAAGATACTTCTTGCCTACACTGCCCTCGACAGGCTCCTTGACGCCCTCGGCGATGAGCAACCTTGGGCTGTTATCGAAACTTCCCGACTCTCACTGGTTAAAGAAGAAACGGGATACACACACCTAGTTGTCGATCATTTCGTGAGCGACTTAGTAAGAAATATGAGTGCAAGTGAGCGCCGACCTTAA